From Nitrospinaceae bacterium, a single genomic window includes:
- a CDS encoding ATP-binding protein, which translates to MENIFPNLDLLGLGNPLDNGTFRFRKNQSGIFDYMNLSGGEKAIFDLILDIVIKKREFNNTVFVIDEPETHVGTKVQGALLNALISLVPDNCQLWLATHSIG; encoded by the coding sequence ATGGAAAATATTTTTCCAAACCTAGACCTCCTCGGATTAGGGAATCCGCTAGACAACGGGACATTTAGATTTAGAAAAAACCAGAGCGGAATATTTGATTATATGAATCTTTCCGGAGGAGAGAAAGCAATATTTGATTTAATACTTGATATAGTCATTAAAAAGAGAGAATTTAATAATACTGTATTTGTTATAGATGAGCCAGAAACACATGTTGGAACTAAAGTTCAAGGCGCCTTGCTTAATGCGCTGATATCTTTAGTCCCGGACAACTGTCAGTTATGGCTCGCCACTCATTCAATTGGT